From a region of the Triticum aestivum cultivar Chinese Spring chromosome 7D, IWGSC CS RefSeq v2.1, whole genome shotgun sequence genome:
- the LOC123165109 gene encoding LOB domain-containing protein 40 gives MRGDRRELRRGGGREAADLVGDELEGCTIRPCLDWIRSPDAQANATVFLAKFYGRVELLNLLAASPDAGLRPALFHLLLYEACGWMVNPVYGSVGLLWSGQ, from the coding sequence ATGAGGGGCGACCGAagggaactccggcgaggcggcggacgcGAGGCAGCGGATCTGGTCGGCGACGAGCTTGAGGGCTGCACCATCCGCCCCTGCCTGGACTGGATCCGGAGCCCCGACGCGCAGGCCAACGCCACCGTCTTCCTCGCCAAGTTCTACGGCCGCGTCGAGCTGCTCAACCTGCTCGCCGCCAGCCCCGACGCCGGCCTCCGCCCGGCGCTCTTCCACTTGCTGCTCTACGAGGCGTGCGGCTGGATGGTCAACCCCGTGTACGGCTCCGTCGGCCTGCTCTGGTCCGGCCAGTAG